In one window of Mytilus galloprovincialis chromosome 6, xbMytGall1.hap1.1, whole genome shotgun sequence DNA:
- the LOC143079745 gene encoding uncharacterized protein LOC143079745, translated as MADHNVQLKQLLRIQEKITTHQKLIESQIRQSDQRLFRSTIDENISVQVQQLTRKSVLEGIAKMLAKVKEVTDKQIESLAHCDRDTDLTLDLSMDSTNSQYYGPSILNLKSDKFAGPITDLFTLQRNV; from the exons ATGGCTGACCATAATGTACAACTTAAACAACTTTTGAGAATTCAGGAAAAGATTACTACACACCAGAAATTAATAG aaagCCAAATAAGACAAAGTGACCAAAGACTATTTAGAAGTACAATAGATGAGAATATATCAGTTCAAGTGCAACAACTTACAAGGAAATCTGTTCTGGAGGGAATTGCTAAGATGTTAGCCAAAGTCAAAGAAGTAACAGACAAACAGATAGAATCTCTGGCTCATTGTGATAGAGATACAGACTTAACGCTTGACTTGTCGATGGACAGTACAAACAGTCAATATTATGGGCCATCAATCTTGAATTTGAAAAGTGATAAGTTTGCAGGACCAATTACAGATCTTTTTACACTTCAAAGAAATGTATGA